The following are encoded together in the Anaerostipes caccae L1-92 genome:
- a CDS encoding 4Fe-4S binding protein translates to MEIDRVWAVYFSATDTTKKIVTVLAGEAARTLRAEYCEYDFTLPASRKDLLVFGPRDLVIFGTPVYAGRVPNVLLDFLKEYNKGNHACAVPVTVYGNRNYDDALIELRDVLEQNRFHTVAAAAFVGEHSFSDTLGRGRPDDRDVSLIREFAFGLCERLKRTEKEDYSRPVYVKGNRKPYRGYYQPRDRKGNFIDIRKVKPLTSGDCDGCGICAEVCPMGSIRREDIRTVDGICIKCGACIKKCPKHAKYYEDEGYLYHKTELEEQYTTRAEPEIFF, encoded by the coding sequence ATGGAAATTGATAGAGTCTGGGCAGTTTATTTCAGCGCCACAGATACAACAAAAAAAATTGTGACGGTTTTAGCCGGGGAGGCAGCCCGGACACTGCGTGCAGAGTACTGTGAATATGACTTTACGCTGCCTGCTTCAAGAAAGGATCTTCTTGTTTTTGGACCGCGTGATCTTGTGATCTTTGGGACGCCGGTATATGCGGGGAGAGTGCCCAATGTTCTGCTTGACTTTCTGAAAGAGTATAACAAGGGAAACCATGCCTGCGCGGTGCCCGTCACGGTTTACGGCAACAGAAACTATGACGATGCCCTGATCGAGCTTCGGGATGTCTTAGAACAGAACAGGTTTCATACTGTGGCAGCGGCAGCCTTCGTGGGCGAACACTCTTTTTCGGATACACTGGGCAGAGGGAGGCCGGATGACAGGGATGTGAGCCTTATAAGGGAGTTTGCATTCGGGCTTTGCGAACGCTTGAAGAGGACTGAAAAAGAAGATTACAGCCGTCCGGTATATGTAAAAGGGAACCGAAAGCCATACAGAGGATATTACCAGCCCAGGGACAGAAAAGGAAATTTTATTGATATCAGAAAAGTGAAGCCCTTAACCTCAGGAGACTGTGACGGCTGCGGGATCTGTGCAGAAGTCTGTCCTATGGGTTCTATACGGCGTGAAGATATTCGCACAGTGGACGGAATCTGCATCAAATGCGGGGCCTGTATCAAGAAATGCCCGAAACATGCAAAATATTATGAGGATGAAGGATATCTGTACCATAAGACGGAATTGGAAGAACAGTATACAACAAGGGCTGAGCCTGAGATTTTTTTCTGA
- a CDS encoding HAD family hydrolase encodes MIKNVIFDIGNVLADFGWERLFLRLGFEGEVFERMADATVRGPYWVEFDRSRMPDREIIEGFYSLAPEYKDQINLLYEHIHEMTEEYSYASSWIRELKAAGYSVYILSNYGKTAFENREKPFSFLSEADGKVISFEAASVKPERKIFQALEDKYGIHPKESVFIDDMEENVTAAKLYGYEGIVFKSREQTEKKLAELGI; translated from the coding sequence ATGATTAAAAATGTGATATTTGATATAGGAAATGTTCTTGCAGATTTTGGGTGGGAGAGATTATTTTTGAGGCTGGGTTTTGAAGGAGAAGTATTTGAGCGTATGGCTGATGCGACCGTGAGAGGGCCGTACTGGGTAGAGTTTGACCGGAGCCGCATGCCGGACCGGGAAATTATAGAAGGATTCTATTCGCTGGCGCCGGAATATAAAGATCAGATTAACCTGCTCTATGAGCACATTCATGAGATGACCGAAGAATATTCTTATGCATCAAGCTGGATCAGGGAGCTGAAAGCGGCGGGTTATTCCGTGTATATTCTGAGCAATTACGGGAAGACAGCTTTTGAGAATCGGGAGAAGCCATTTTCGTTTCTTTCGGAGGCTGACGGAAAAGTGATATCCTTTGAAGCAGCATCAGTAAAGCCGGAGAGAAAAATATTTCAGGCTCTGGAAGATAAGTACGGCATCCATCCTAAAGAATCTGTCTTTATTGATGATATGGAGGAAAATGTTACCGCAGCAAAACTATATGGATATGAAGGGATTGTATTTAAAAGCAGGGAACAAACGGAGAAAAAGCTTGCAGAGCTTGGCATATGA
- a CDS encoding EAL domain-containing protein codes for MKDSSVMKRILLLIIVLSLGLFSSLYVYSRALHRNLENEVISSLHEVSGQSVKILRKEILSEINLLDGISNEISEKRLRDPKKLAQSFQKVTEKYQFKRMGIILTNGKVYTSDRKEGNLADREYFQSGLKGISSISGTLTDRLDPQRPKINVYSTPIIRNKKVLAVLYAAYRTDDFKKALSISTYYGEGYTYVVKRDGDVVVDSDNKNSFQRMTNIFKALQSASDQNIQASHKLKYALKKQKEGYIEFINKEKKYMYYTPTGINDWYLLTVVPMEVANTKTMNIMKLNYVQSGIVVAVFLLLLIYIVRSEKKKQTRLMEIAYTDVITGGDNYKAFCLKAENALEKDTAKMALLCMDIDRFKLVNDLFGFKMGDEIIRLIWKLWGDMLCEGELAAHREADRFVALMHYHSEGELLKRLDKFCSQIRKIKNMNYKIKPSIGIYLVSDRSMSVDSMSDMALIAQATVKNQIHSYYAFYNEELKSRIIHNKEMEDRMETALAHHEFCAYFQPKYDTETKELAGAEALVRWNTGDGRIIPPTDFIPVFEENGLIVGLDEFMFREVCRQQREWIDQGRRAVPVSVNLSRYNIFYSSFINKYQDILREYEISPKLVPLEITESVMSEDEVLLRNIIDELHSIGFSVLMDDFGTGYSSMTMLGSMPIDVLKLDKSFVDDIGDSKGEKIIRSIIDLSRGLGIRLTAEGVETEEQYEFLRKMKCDEIQGYYFAKPMPGSDFQALLNTEK; via the coding sequence ATGAAAGACAGTTCTGTGATGAAAAGAATCCTGCTTTTAATAATTGTGCTGTCTCTTGGTCTGTTTTCTTCTCTCTATGTGTATTCCCGTGCACTGCATCGGAATCTGGAAAATGAAGTGATAAGTTCTCTCCATGAGGTCTCGGGTCAGAGCGTCAAGATTTTAAGAAAAGAGATTCTCAGTGAGATCAATCTTTTGGATGGAATTTCCAATGAGATCAGTGAAAAGAGGCTGAGAGATCCGAAGAAACTCGCCCAAAGCTTTCAGAAAGTTACAGAGAAGTATCAGTTTAAGCGGATGGGCATCATTCTTACGAACGGAAAGGTTTACACAAGTGACCGGAAAGAAGGAAATCTTGCAGACAGAGAATATTTTCAGTCAGGGTTAAAGGGGATTTCTTCGATTTCCGGGACGCTGACCGACCGTCTGGACCCCCAAAGGCCCAAAATCAACGTTTACAGTACCCCGATCATCCGGAACAAGAAAGTACTGGCCGTACTGTATGCGGCTTACCGTACGGATGACTTTAAGAAAGCTCTGTCGATTTCCACCTACTACGGGGAAGGATATACATACGTTGTAAAAAGGGACGGAGATGTAGTGGTCGACTCAGACAACAAGAATAGTTTTCAGAGAATGACCAATATTTTCAAAGCCCTTCAGTCCGCTTCAGACCAAAATATACAAGCTTCTCATAAGTTAAAGTACGCATTAAAAAAGCAAAAAGAAGGTTATATTGAGTTTATAAACAAAGAAAAAAAATATATGTATTATACCCCGACCGGGATTAATGACTGGTATCTCCTGACAGTTGTGCCTATGGAAGTTGCCAACACAAAAACTATGAACATCATGAAGCTGAACTATGTGCAGTCAGGAATCGTTGTTGCGGTCTTCCTTCTTCTTTTGATTTATATTGTCAGATCTGAAAAGAAGAAACAGACAAGACTCATGGAAATCGCCTACACGGATGTCATAACAGGTGGAGATAATTATAAGGCCTTCTGTCTGAAAGCAGAGAACGCACTTGAAAAGGATACGGCAAAAATGGCGCTTCTTTGCATGGATATTGACCGGTTTAAGCTGGTCAACGACCTGTTCGGATTTAAAATGGGAGATGAGATCATACGTCTCATATGGAAATTATGGGGCGATATGCTCTGCGAAGGTGAGCTGGCTGCACACAGGGAAGCAGACCGGTTTGTGGCACTCATGCATTATCACTCCGAAGGAGAACTGCTCAAGAGACTGGATAAGTTCTGCAGCCAGATCCGGAAGATAAAGAATATGAACTACAAAATAAAGCCGAGCATCGGTATTTATCTTGTGTCTGACCGGAGCATGTCCGTGGATTCCATGTCAGATATGGCGCTTATTGCTCAGGCTACGGTAAAAAATCAGATCCACAGCTACTACGCTTTCTATAATGAAGAACTGAAAAGCAGGATCATTCACAACAAAGAGATGGAAGACAGGATGGAGACTGCTCTTGCCCATCATGAATTCTGTGCTTATTTCCAGCCCAAGTATGATACAGAGACAAAAGAACTGGCAGGAGCGGAGGCACTGGTGCGGTGGAACACCGGGGACGGCAGGATTATTCCGCCGACGGATTTTATTCCTGTGTTTGAGGAAAATGGACTGATTGTGGGACTGGATGAATTTATGTTCCGGGAAGTCTGCCGGCAGCAGAGGGAGTGGATCGACCAGGGACGAAGGGCCGTGCCGGTATCGGTCAATCTGTCCCGGTATAATATTTTTTATAGTTCGTTTATTAACAAATATCAGGATATTCTCAGAGAGTATGAGATCTCTCCGAAGCTGGTCCCGCTGGAGATTACGGAAAGTGTCATGTCAGAGGACGAGGTGCTGCTGAGAAATATTATAGATGAACTTCACAGTATTGGTTTTTCTGTGCTTATGGATGACTTTGGAACGGGCTACTCTTCCATGACAATGCTTGGCTCCATGCCGATTGATGTGCTGAAGCTTGATAAAAGCTTTGTGGACGATATCGGGGACAGCAAAGGAGAGAAGATCATAAGAAGCATTATCGATCTGTCGAGGGGCCTGGGCATCCGTCTCACGGCAGAGGGAGTCGAGACAGAGGAGCAGTATGAGTTTTTGAGGAAGATGAAGTGCGATGAAATCCAAGGCTATTATTTTGCAAAACCAATGCCGGGTTCTGATTTTCAGGCATTATTGAATACGGAAAAATAA
- a CDS encoding dicarboxylate/amino acid:cation symporter yields MKKKKLGLLTRLLIGITAGMLIGSAGDIFGVGDTFIFKGVIRLFVTFTTLFSTFLNFIIPLLILSFVAVGLADLGKKANKLFGVTLLLAYASTVIAGISAFFVGKALLPSLIHRITGSEIQTRSFEAIFAIQADPVFGVMTALILAFLLGLGIANSKNDTLLLCLKDLQEIITKTLNKIIIPMIPFYVAGLFSKIAAEGKLLPTIKMFVKLYVMILIFQWLYIAFQFLISTLFTKENKFKNLKGIAPAYFTALGTQSSASTIPVNLESSKDSGVSEDIADFVIPLCATIHLSGDTICLVIGSMGIMLANGLTPTLSMFLPFIFMLGITMVAAPGVPGGGVMAALGLIKSMLHFTDPMSQLIISLHFSQDSFGTACNITGDQAIAYMVDSIDRKNGEKK; encoded by the coding sequence ATGAAGAAGAAAAAATTAGGCCTGCTGACCCGGCTGCTGATCGGAATCACAGCGGGTATGCTGATCGGCTCTGCCGGAGATATATTTGGCGTCGGGGATACGTTTATCTTTAAAGGCGTAATCCGTCTTTTTGTTACTTTTACTACATTATTCAGTACATTTTTAAATTTTATTATTCCGCTGCTGATCCTTTCTTTTGTGGCCGTAGGACTGGCCGACCTGGGTAAGAAGGCCAACAAGCTGTTTGGGGTAACTCTTCTGCTCGCATACGCATCTACGGTGATCGCAGGGATCAGTGCTTTTTTTGTGGGAAAGGCACTTCTTCCTTCACTGATTCACCGGATCACTGGCAGTGAGATTCAGACCAGATCTTTTGAAGCCATCTTTGCGATCCAGGCTGACCCGGTGTTCGGAGTTATGACGGCTCTGATCCTGGCATTCCTTTTGGGACTTGGAATCGCAAACAGTAAAAATGATACGCTGCTGCTCTGTTTAAAAGATCTTCAGGAGATCATCACCAAGACATTAAACAAGATCATCATACCAATGATCCCATTTTACGTGGCAGGGCTGTTCAGTAAAATAGCAGCCGAAGGGAAGCTGCTTCCGACCATAAAGATGTTTGTTAAACTGTATGTGATGATCCTGATCTTTCAGTGGCTTTACATTGCATTTCAGTTTTTGATATCCACACTGTTTACGAAGGAGAATAAGTTTAAGAATTTAAAAGGCATCGCGCCGGCGTATTTTACGGCACTGGGTACACAGTCTTCTGCATCCACGATCCCGGTAAACCTTGAAAGCAGTAAGGACAGCGGTGTTTCAGAAGATATTGCAGACTTTGTCATCCCGTTATGTGCAACGATCCATCTCTCCGGAGATACGATCTGTCTGGTGATCGGTTCCATGGGCATAATGCTCGCCAACGGACTGACACCGACATTGTCCATGTTCCTGCCGTTCATTTTTATGCTGGGTATTACTATGGTGGCAGCTCCGGGAGTTCCCGGAGGCGGAGTCATGGCGGCTCTGGGCCTCATCAAATCTATGCTTCATTTTACAGATCCGATGAGCCAGCTGATCATTTCTCTTCACTTTTCCCAGGACAGCTTTGGGACGGCCTGCAATATAACGGGAGATCAGGCAATCGCTTATATGGTCGACAGCATCGACAGAAAAAACGGAGAAAAGAAATAG
- a CDS encoding MATE family efflux transporter: MEKREVLFTNKDLKKLIIPLIIEQLLTVTVGLADSIMISSVGEAAVSGVSLVDSIMILLINMFSALATGGAVVAGQYLGQKKHVMACKTADQLILFISALAVVIMAGIYAMRGFILHGVFGAIEPAVMHSAEVYLLIVTASIPFLAVYNGCAALFRTMGNSKTAMQMSLFMNAINIIGNAALIYGVGMGVEGAAIPTLVSRVIAAAVILVLLKNRNQAVHISRNFHFKFKGFLVSRILKIGVPNGVENSMFQLGKILVLSLVAGFGTASITANAVSNMVAMFEIIPGMAVGLAVLTVVSRCVGASDYEAARYYTKKLLKIAYASLIVFNLFIVAMLPVIIRAYHLSPETAAITRKILLYHTLCCVTVWPVSFTLPNTLRASNDVKYTMVTAIISMWIFRIFFSFVLGKWLGWGVFGVWVAMTLDWAVRAVLFFIRYIRGKWQYRTI, from the coding sequence ATGGAAAAAAGAGAGGTACTTTTTACCAACAAGGATTTGAAAAAACTGATCATTCCGCTGATCATCGAACAGCTTCTGACGGTGACCGTGGGTCTTGCCGACTCCATTATGATCTCCAGTGTGGGAGAGGCGGCGGTCTCAGGGGTATCTCTGGTGGACAGCATCATGATTCTTCTCATCAACATGTTTTCGGCACTGGCCACCGGGGGAGCCGTGGTGGCAGGCCAGTATCTGGGACAGAAAAAGCATGTGATGGCCTGCAAGACCGCAGATCAGCTGATCTTATTTATCTCAGCTTTGGCTGTGGTGATCATGGCGGGTATTTATGCTATGAGAGGCTTTATCCTTCACGGAGTTTTTGGGGCTATTGAACCGGCCGTTATGCACAGTGCGGAAGTTTATCTTCTGATCGTGACAGCGTCGATTCCATTTCTGGCAGTTTACAACGGATGTGCGGCCTTGTTCAGGACTATGGGGAACTCAAAGACAGCCATGCAGATGTCACTCTTTATGAATGCCATTAATATCATAGGCAACGCTGCCCTGATCTACGGTGTGGGAATGGGTGTGGAAGGAGCGGCAATTCCTACGCTGGTATCCCGGGTAATCGCTGCGGCAGTGATTCTTGTGCTTTTGAAAAACAGGAATCAGGCAGTCCATATCAGCAGAAATTTTCATTTCAAATTCAAAGGCTTTTTGGTCAGCAGAATCTTGAAGATCGGCGTCCCCAACGGAGTGGAAAACAGTATGTTTCAGCTTGGAAAGATCCTTGTTTTAAGTCTGGTGGCCGGGTTTGGGACCGCATCCATCACGGCCAATGCGGTCAGCAACATGGTGGCTATGTTTGAGATCATCCCGGGAATGGCCGTAGGGCTTGCAGTGCTGACGGTTGTATCCAGATGTGTAGGTGCCAGCGATTATGAGGCGGCCCGGTATTATACAAAAAAACTGTTAAAGATCGCATACGCTTCCCTGATTGTGTTTAACCTGTTCATTGTTGCCATGCTTCCCGTGATCATCCGGGCATATCATCTGTCGCCGGAGACCGCGGCCATTACGAGGAAGATCCTGCTGTACCACACGCTGTGCTGTGTGACGGTCTGGCCGGTTTCCTTCACTTTGCCCAATACTCTCAGGGCGTCCAATGATGTAAAGTACACGATGGTCACCGCGATTATTTCCATGTGGATCTTCCGGATCTTTTTCAGCTTTGTCCTCGGCAAATGGCTCGGATGGGGAGTGTTTGGAGTCTGGGTGGCAATGACACTGGACTGGGCTGTACGGGCCGTGCTTTTCTTTATCCGGTACATAAGAGGCAAGTGGCAGTACAGGACGATTTAA
- the aroF gene encoding 3-deoxy-7-phosphoheptulonate synthase, translated as MIIILKSDARKQQIEALKEEMVSQGFAIHESAGINTQLLGLIGDTSKVDVDHVMANDIVETVQRIQEPYKKANRKFHPNDTAVDIGGVKIGGGEFQVIAGPCSIETKEQMTEVAQKVKEAGAGLLRGGAFKPRTSPYAFQGLHDEGLKLLLEAKKATGLPVVTEIMDASHLSLFEDVDLIQVGTRNMQNFELLKELGKIDKPVLLKRGMACTIDEWLMSAEYIMAGGNENVILCERGIRTYETAVRNTLDLSAIPMIKKKSHLPVIVDPSHATGIRFMVEPMALAAIAAGADGLMVEVHNNPAKALCDGPQSLTPEEFDHMMQKVTKTRDFFQNL; from the coding sequence ATGATCATTATTTTAAAGAGTGACGCCAGGAAGCAGCAGATAGAGGCATTAAAGGAGGAGATGGTATCCCAGGGTTTTGCCATTCATGAATCCGCAGGAATCAATACACAGCTTTTAGGGCTGATCGGGGATACCTCCAAGGTCGATGTGGACCACGTGATGGCAAATGACATTGTGGAGACCGTGCAGCGGATTCAGGAACCATACAAGAAGGCAAACAGGAAGTTTCACCCGAATGACACGGCTGTAGATATTGGAGGAGTAAAGATAGGCGGGGGAGAGTTTCAGGTGATTGCCGGGCCGTGCTCTATTGAAACGAAAGAGCAGATGACAGAAGTGGCACAGAAGGTAAAGGAAGCAGGAGCAGGTCTTCTGCGCGGAGGAGCATTTAAGCCGAGGACGTCACCTTACGCTTTCCAGGGACTCCACGATGAGGGGCTCAAGCTTTTGCTGGAGGCTAAAAAAGCCACGGGTCTTCCTGTGGTGACAGAGATCATGGATGCCAGCCACCTTTCACTGTTCGAGGACGTGGACCTGATCCAGGTGGGAACAAGAAATATGCAGAACTTTGAACTGCTGAAAGAACTTGGTAAGATTGACAAACCGGTTCTTTTAAAGAGAGGGATGGCCTGCACCATAGACGAATGGCTCATGAGTGCCGAGTATATCATGGCAGGGGGAAACGAGAATGTGATTTTGTGTGAGCGGGGGATCAGAACTTACGAGACTGCGGTGAGAAACACACTGGATCTGTCTGCTATTCCGATGATTAAGAAGAAATCTCATCTGCCGGTCATCGTAGATCCTTCTCACGCCACAGGCATCCGTTTCATGGTAGAGCCTATGGCTCTTGCCGCCATCGCAGCGGGTGCTGACGGCCTGATGGTAGAGGTACACAATAATCCGGCGAAAGCGCTCTGCGACGGACCGCAGTCACTGACACCGGAAGAATTTGACCATATGATGCAGAAGGTGACGAAAACAAGAGACTTCTTTCAAAATTTATAA
- the pth gene encoding aminoacyl-tRNA hydrolase, with translation MKVIVGLGNPGRQYERTRHNIGFAAIDYIAGKNQIEISSKKHKALIGSGYLGGQKVLLVKPQTFMNLSGESLRGVMDFYKLEPSDFIVIFDDISLDVGQLRIRRKGSAGGHNGIKSIISHLGSMDFPRIKIGVGEKPKGYDLADYVLGHFSKGEIEIYDDVFPDVDDAVKLMVMDDISGAMNQYNKKARK, from the coding sequence ATGAAAGTAATCGTCGGACTGGGCAATCCCGGAAGGCAGTATGAACGGACCAGACATAATATCGGCTTTGCAGCCATTGATTATATTGCCGGGAAAAACCAGATAGAAATTTCTTCAAAAAAGCATAAGGCACTCATCGGAAGCGGATACTTAGGAGGGCAGAAAGTACTGCTTGTAAAGCCGCAGACCTTTATGAACTTAAGCGGGGAGAGCCTCCGGGGAGTCATGGACTTTTACAAGCTGGAGCCTTCAGACTTTATCGTAATATTCGATGATATTTCTCTGGATGTGGGGCAGCTCAGGATCAGGAGAAAGGGAAGCGCCGGAGGCCATAACGGGATCAAGAGCATTATCAGCCATCTGGGAAGCATGGATTTCCCGCGGATAAAAATAGGCGTGGGAGAAAAGCCCAAGGGATACGATTTGGCAGATTATGTGCTGGGCCATTTCTCCAAAGGTGAGATAGAAATTTATGATGATGTGTTTCCGGATGTGGACGATGCGGTAAAACTTATGGTGATGGATGACATATCCGGGGCAATGAACCAATATAATAAAAAAGCGAGGAAGTAA